In Colletotrichum destructivum chromosome 8, complete sequence, the following proteins share a genomic window:
- a CDS encoding Putative Rrn9 domain-containing protein — protein sequence MTANEESWDLDTDEIRSVDSEELYETRPNRWRGQKSTWQTYTQEERLLHRSMEQLRNRDLSVHLYNAFALKHRPVRPSATAEPADAEDVEKPLQEVVDSGEWRPPNLWTAWPMNHRNVPGDDFLKETHDEDDVFTFCSKKELLPSTALEEELTATILRQAKERFRRRQRKYYERNATRARDESAYETTGASSAAAHSAISSDDNDDDVPSNEEDAKEKPDERAGKAEKPKRSKTYEAVVSANDDLSANLLRPSVRHILSTLDNTLTALHNSRVAGLSYMTDSSASATDGEASETSDADSVSSAVSRASSATRRKRKGAPRSKAPRTPEPERKTTERRGRPRKAQLPLPGETEKEMKIRIAREQKKRIPFSSDEEDSADQVEEEVKRKKGGKEAAEMSETSRSPRKKEDLPPEARLEIRTKTREAILGGWGLRDWSDVIGAASLAGFKPEVVARAAQRCADLFGEGMEMHTLFEGPASKGPKPQRTRYLPSDRHNRRASSSISGSDSEVDRPVVRRRVRSRQGSLARDSVPPSDSDVTGAARGRSSRAPSRARSASRSSSVGLFFCPVAGCPRSAEGFARRANLLRHVASIHPGQAVEAGDVESEDEMDGAVHVDGFLKPIRARKGWRAEDTGTRKRKRHYRGRRVEESGASEGSGVGEESVWDST from the exons ATGACGGCAAATGAGGAATCATGGGACCTCGACACCGATGAGATCCGCTCAGTCGACTCGGAAGAGCTTTACGAGACCAGGCCCAACCGGTGGAGAGGCCAAAAGTCGACATGGCAGACCTATACGCAGGAGGAGCGGCTACTGCACCGGTCCATGGAACAGCTTCGGAACCGAGACTTGTCGGTGCATCTCTACAACGCGTTTGCGCTGAAGCACCGTCCCGTGCGAccgtcggcaacggcagAGCCCGCCGATGCAGAG GACGTCGAGAAACCGCTGCAGGAAGtcgtcgacagcggcgaGTGGCGCCCGCCGAATCTGTGGACGGCGTGGCCCATGAACCACAGGAATGTGCCGGGCGACGATTTCCTGAAGGAGACccacgacgaggacgacgtcttCACCTTCTGCTCCAAGAAGGAGCTACTGCCCAGCACGGCTCTGGAAGAGGAGCTCACGGCCACGATCCTGCGCCAGGCGAAGGAGCgtttccgccgccgccaacggaAATACTACGAGAGGAATGCCACCAGAGCCCGCGACGAGTCCGCCTACGAAACAACGGGggcgtcttcggcggcggctcaCTCGGCCATTTCATCAGACGAcaacgatgatgatgttcCATCGAACGAAGAAGATGCCAAAGAAAAGCCCGACGAAAGGGCCGGAAAGGCCGAAAAGCCCAAGCGCTCCAAGACCTACGAGGCAGTAGTGtccgccaacgacgacctcTCGGCAAACCTCCTCCGTCCATCTGTTCGTCACATTCTCTCCACGCTCGACAACACCCTCACCGCACTCCACAATTCCCGCGTTGCCGGCCTCAGCTACATGACCGactcctccgcctcggccaccgacggcgaggcgTCCGAAACCTCGGATGCAGACAGTGTCTCGTCCGCCGTGTCGCGCGCCTCATCGGCCACGAGACGCAAGAGGAAAGGCGCCCCGCGCAGCAAGGCCCCGCGGACGCCCGAGCCGGAGAGGAAGACCACAGAGAGGCGGGGCCGGCCAAGGAAGGCGCAGCTCCCGCTGCCGggggagacggagaaggagatgaagatcCGGATCGCGAGggagcagaagaagcgcaTCCCGTTCTcgtcggacgaggaggataGCGCCGATCaagtcgaggaggaggtgaagaggaagaaggggggcaaggaggcggcggagatgtcggagacgtcgaggtcgccaCGCAAAAAGGAGGACCTGCCGCCCGAGGCCCGCCTCGAAATCAGGACCAAGACCCGAGAGGCGATCCTTGGGGGTTGGGGGCTAAGAGACTGGAGCGACGTCATTGGCGCGGCGTCCCTTGCGGGTTTCAAGCCCGAAGTCGTCGCCcgggcggcgcagcggtgCGCAGACCTATTCGGCGAGGGGATGGAGATGCACACGCTCTTCGAGGGCCCGGCATCTAAGGGACCGAAGCCTCAGAGGACGCGGTACCTCCCCAGCGACCGCCACAACCGCCGCGCCTCCTCGTCTATCTCTGGCTCGGATTCCGAGGTCGATCGGCCGGTGGTACGACGACGCGTCCGTTCAAGACAGGGCAGCCTCGCGCGGGACAGCGTGCCGCCGAGCGACTCCGACGTTACCGGCGCCGCTCGCGGACGGAGCTCTCGCGCGCCGAGCCGGGCCCGCAGCGCGtcccgcagctcctcggtcGGGCTCTTCTTCTGTCCCGTGGCCGGGTGTCCGCGTTCGGCGGAAGGGTTCGCGAGGAGGGCGAACCTGTTGCGGCACGTGGCGAGTATCCATCCTGGGCAGGCCGTAGAGGCGGGCGACGtggagagcgaggacgagatggacggcGCGGTGCACGTCGACGGGTTTCTGAAGCCCATTCGGGCCAGGAAGGGCTGGAGGGCCGAGGATACGGGGACGAGGAAGCGCAAGAGACATTATCGCGGGCGGAGGGTGGAGGAGAGCGGTGCGAGTGAGGGGAGCGGTGTCGGGGAGGAGTCAGTGTGGGATTCCACATGA
- a CDS encoding Putative GPI transamidase subunit PIG-U: MTGGTITKGGNKTGVYAAAAALRLLLFVAFPGLPDLLTGRVEISTPVTSFKRLQEGLFLYNHNVSPYDGGVYHQAPLFLPLFSLLPDLKSLPIFAYFLYILVDILTADALSRIADSGEAGSSRLFTSPRRGKRWSGLVVASLFLFNPFTIATCVGRSTSVFSTCAILHAVAKAISGAPLGAMVALSFATYLSMYPLLLLPPLVLLAYDRQDPSRRIASTALFALTNVAVLAAVLAALFLMSFLLTGGSWEFLSSTYGAQLTLNDLTPNVGLWWYFFVEMFDSFRPFFLAVFWLHLSSYVGPLTIRIRSQPLVVVTLMVGIFAIFKPYPSIADTSLFLAMLSLFRHLFPLMRYTFVGAATIMYASFLGPAFYHLWIYAGSGNANFFYAITLVWSLGQTLLVSDLTFAVLRDEWEVERPEMVGKEIRQI; this comes from the exons ATGACCGGCGGCACAATCACAAAGGGAGGCAACAAGACGGGCGTCTACGCTGCTGCCGCGGCGCTGCGTCTTCTGCTCTTCGTTGCGTTCCCCGGCCTGCCTGACCTGCTGACCGGCCGCGTCGAGATCTCGACCCCCGTGACAAGCTTCAAGCGAT TACAAGAAGGCCTCTTCCTCTACAACCACAATGTCTCTCCAtacgacggcggcgtctaCCACCAAGcgcccctcttcctcccgctCTTCTCACTCCTCCCGGATTTGAAGTCGCTGCCGATCTTCGCATATTTCCTCTACATTCTTGTCGACATTCTGACCGCAGATGCGCTCTCCAGGATTGCCGACTCAGGCGAGGCCGGGTCCTCGCGCCTCTTCACCTCCCCGCGCCGCGGCAAGAGGTGGAgtggcctcgtcgtcgcaTCGCT TTTTCTCTTCAATCCTTTTACAATAGCAACGTGCGTCGGCCGCTCCACCTCTGTGTTCTCGACATGCGCCATCCTCCACGCCGTCGCGAAAGCAATTTCCGGCGCGCCCCTTGGCGCAATGGTCGCTCTCTCCTTCGCGACGTATTTGTCGATGTatcccctcctcctgctACCGCcgctcgtcctcctcgcctaCGACCGCCAGGACCCTTCCCGCCGCATCGCATCGACCGCGCTTTTCGCCCTCACGAacgtcgccgtcctggctgccgtcctcgccgccttaTTCCTCATGTCCTTCCTCCTCACGGGCGGCTCCTGGGAGTTCCTCTCCAGCACTTACGGCGCCCAGCTCACGCTCAACGACCTGACGCCCAACGTGGGGCTGTGGTGGTACTTTTTCGTTGAGATGTTCGACTCGTTCcgccccttcttcctcgccgtcttttGGCTCCACCTCTCGAGCTACGTCGGCCCCCTGACCATCCGCATCCGTTCACAGCCATTGGTCGTCGTCACACTAATGGTCGGCATATTTGCCATCTTTAAGCCGTACCCGTCCATTGCCGACACAAGTCTGTTCCTGGCGATGCTTTCGCTCTTCCGTCACCTCTTCCCCCTCATGCGCTACACCTTTGTCGGCGCTGCGACAATCATGTACGCCTCGTTCCTCGGACCGGCATTCTATCACCTGTGGATCTacgccggcagcggcaacgcCAACTTCTTTTACGCCATCACCCTCGTATGGAGCCTGGGCCAGACCTTGCTCGTGAGCGATCTGACGTTTGCTGTGCTGCGTGACGAATGGGAAGTCGAGCGGCCCGAGATGGTTGGAAAGGAGATCCGGCAGATCTGA
- a CDS encoding Putative BRCT domain-containing protein, whose protein sequence is MGRIKKKGQAGAAKNYVTRNQAIRKLQISLPDFRKLCIWKGIYPREPRSKKKVSKSSTASTTFYYAKDIQYLLHEPLLQKFRDQKALEKKISRALGRGNVGDAKRLEKNAARPEETGKPRHTLDHVIRERYPTFVDAVRDLDDCLSMLFLFANLPSTSSVPAKMIARCERLCLEFQHYLIVSQSVTKSFLSIKGIYYQANIHGEDVLWLVPYKFNQRVVGDVDFRIMGTFVEFYMTLLGFINFRLYTALGLKYPPKFDQNKDNQSAELAAFTLEGQNLAALEDKKQTSNGETQHKVDPKTQAAVDKVIKKLKDSNADDETATEEQTESTEESTNDIDKFEPAAPGGDVLLQPEHSSSDRAKLFSNCTFFLSRETPRQPLEFLLRSFGCKRIGWDAVLGEGAFTTDERDPSITHQIVDRPQLYAANNEGGDGEDNQTSQKLAPNQRIPGRTYVQPQWVWDSVNDEELKQPDQYAPGAQLPPHLSPFVRQVQGAYDPTVPLEEQETEGEALAESDGEMDVDEADAGGMDVAGSEDDEEEGSEGSDLDGVSADEEEANESEDDEEAQRQLELEAELTGGAVKPKEAKPKTKKEAARKAHAKKMAEEAEDIERAKGMLSKKKRKLFEQMQYTNNKKSAEDEKLRAKRRRLEKQLNKKAKA, encoded by the coding sequence ATGGGCAGGATTAAGAAGAAGGGCCAGGCCGGAGCGGCCAAGAACTATGTCACCAGAAACCAGGCCATCCGCAAGCTGCAGATCAGCCTGCCCGACTTCCGCAAGCTCTGCATCTGGAAGGGAATCTACCCTCGCGAGCCGcgcagcaagaagaaggttTCCAagtcctcgaccgcctcgacgacctttTACTACGCAAAGGACATCCAGTACCTCCTGCAcgagccgctgctgcagaAGTTCCGCGACCAgaaggccctcgagaagaagatctCGCGCGCCCTCGGCCGTGGAAACGTCGGCGACGCGAAGCGCTTGGAGAAGAACGCGGCCAGGCCCGAGGAGACAGGCAAGCCGAGACACACCCTCGACCACGTCATCAGAGAGCGATACCCGACCTTTGTCGACGCCGTGAGAGACCTCGACGACTGCCTGTCCATGCTGTTCCTGTTCGCCAACctgccctcgacctcgtccgtcCCCGCCAAGATGATTGCGCGCTGCGAGCGCCTGTGCCTCGAGTTCCAGCACTACCTGATCGTCTCGCAGAGCGTCACCAAGTCTTTCCTCTCGATCAAGGGAATCTACTACCAGGCAAACATTCACGGCGAGGACGTTTTGTGGCTGGTGCCTTACAAGTTCAACCAGAGGgtcgttggcgacgtcgacttCCGTATCATGGGCACTTTCGTCGAGTTCTACATGACGCTGTTGGGCTTCATCAACTTCCGCCTGTACACGGCCCTCGGCCTCAAGTACCCGCCCAAGTTCGATCAGAACAAGGACAACCAGTCCGCCGAGCTCGCTGCCTTCACTCTCGAGGGACAGAACCTGGCCGCGCTCGAGGATAAGAAGCAGACCAGCAACGGTGAGACCCAGCACAAGGTCGACCCCAAGACGCAGGCCGCGGTCGATAAGGTTatcaagaagctcaaggacTCgaacgccgacgacgagaccgcGACGGAGGAGCAGACCGAATCCACAGAAGAATCCACCAACGACATCGACAAGTTCGAGCCTGCCGCacccggcggcgacgtcctcctACAGCCCGAGCACTCCAGCTCTGACAGGGCCAAGCTGTTCAGCAACTGCAcattcttcctctcccgTGAGACGCCTAGACAACCGCTCGAGTTCCTCCTGCGGTCGTTCGGCTGCAAGCGCATCGGTTgggacgccgtcctcggcgagggtgcCTTCACTACTGATGAGCGCGACCCTTCCATCACCCACCAGATCGTCGACCGTCCCCAGCTCTACGCGGCGAACAACGAgggaggcgatggcgaggataATCAGACGTCCCAGAAGCTGGCGCCCAACCAGCGCATTCCCGGCCGGACGTACGTCCAGCCCCAGTGGGTCTGGGACAGCGTCAAtgacgaggagctgaagcAGCCGGACCAGTACGCCCCCGGCGCGCAGCTCCCTCCCCATCTCAGCCCCTTCGTCAGGCAGGTCCAGGGCGCATACGACCCGACTGTGCCtctcgaggagcaggagacgGAGGGCGAGGCACTTGCCGAGAGCGACGGTGAAatggacgtcgacgaggcggacgccggcggcatggacGTTGCCGGTTctgaagacgacgaggaggagggcagcgAGGGATCCGATCTTGACGGCGTCtctgccgacgaggaagaggccaaCGAGTcggaagacgatgaggaggcACAGCgccagctcgagctcgaggccgagctcacGGGCGGCGCAGTCAAGCCGAAGGAGGCCAAgcccaagaccaagaaggaggcggcgcgcaagGCGCACGCcaagaagatggccgaggaggctgaGGACATTGAGCGGGCCAAGGGCATGCtcagcaagaagaagagaaagctGTTTGAGCAGATGCAGTACACTAATAACAAGAAgagcgccgaggacgagaagctccgTGCCAAGAGGAGGAGACTGGAGAAGCAGCTcaacaagaaggccaaggcgtGA
- a CDS encoding Putative helicase, P-loop containing nucleoside triphosphate hydrolase produces MDILKVLSRGIKQPPKGAKGASKPPANLPSAGNRTNPQLFHDEVPSARGHKRKRGRDEVEEKEEEQLPEVDFFAPKTDPSEEAAKVKEAAAKEKKNAPPPSPAVKPKLLPEDECRQILRSHRLKLTLLSERHKNPSKVTKSKKKKKVAVEVEKETNQLHPQPLTTFRELRTNYGIAPLLAENLAHQGFKVPTEVQLGALPLLLQPELALKEVPRNEELGDVSKGIDFLAVAPTGSGKTISFLIPAINSIMQKRATVEDQDEHDLSAIIIAPTRELVFQIVNEARKLAQNSGIKVAGMKKGMRLAVEEEEKPESEDEDMEDEDDGEKSDDDEDSETEPARTKSVVKADILVTTPALFFNFLTSGSPKTNRKLPNVTSLILDEADVLLDPLFREQTMAIWSACPNPALRTTFWSATFGSNIETLVTEAQSAKPEPKPLIRLVVGLKDTAVPNVTHKLVYTATEKGKLLGLRQLLHPTAGDDSGPPLRPPFLVFTQTIERATALEEELKYDIPLAAGGATRIAALHSGLADRARADIMRRFRAGEVWILITTDVLARGVDFAGVNGVVNYDVPGSSAAYVHRAGRTGRAGREGGVAVTFYTTDDIPFVKSVANVIAASEKQAGKTGDEANVQKWLLDALPNVSKADKKRLKEKGVEARRSHGAAMISSQSKWDRRKETNRQGATAANKQRMKHARRVDEGDGGEWGGIDD; encoded by the coding sequence ATGGATATCCTCAAAGTTTTGTCGCGCGGCATCAAGCAGCCACCCAAGGGCGCCAAGGGCGCTAGCAAGCCGCCAGCGAATTTGCCGTCCGCCGGCAACCGGACGAACCCCCAGCTCTTCCACGACGAGGTGCCCTCGGCGCGCGGCCACAAGAGGAAGCGCGGCagagacgaggtcgaggagaaggaggaggaacagCTGCCCGAGGTCGACTTCTTCGCCCCCAAGACCGACCCCTccgaagaagcagccaaagtcaaggaggccgccgctaaagagaagaagaacgcaccacctccctcccccgccgtCAAGCCGAAGCTGCTTCCCGAAGACGAGTGCCGACAGATCCTCCGCTCCCACCGGCTGAAGCTTACCTTGCTTTCCGAGCGCCACAAGAACCCGTCCAAAGTCACCaaaagcaagaagaagaagaaggtcgccgtcgaggttgagAAGGAGACGAACCAGCTGCACCCCCAGCCCTTGACCACCTTCCGCGAGCTTCGGACGAACTACGGCATCgcgccgctgctggcggagAACCTCGCCCATCAGGGGTTCAAGGTGCCGACCGaggtccagctcggcgcctTGCCGCTGCTTTTGCAACCAGAGCTTGCCCTGAAGGAGGTTCCCCGTAATGAAGAGCTTGGCGATGTCTCCAAGGGCATCGAtttcctcgccgtcgcgccgaCAGGCAGTGGAAAGACAATCAGCTTCTTGATCCCCGCCATTAACTCGATCATGCAGAAGAGGGCCACTGTAGAGGACCAGGACGAACACGACCTATCCGCCATCATCATTGCCCCGACGAGAGAACTCGTCTTCCAGATCGTGAACGAGGCGCGCAAGTTGGCCCAGAACTCGGGCATCAAGGTGGCCGGCATGAAGAAGGGCATGCGCCTAgctgtcgaggaggaggagaagcccgagagcgaggacgaagacatggaggatgaggatgatggtgagaagtctgacgacgacgaggacagcgAGACAGAGCCCGCCAGGACAAAGTCTGTCGTCAAAgccgacatcctcgtcacAACGCCGGCGCTTTTCTTCAACTTCCTCACGTCAGGGTCGCCGAAGACGAACCGCAAGCTCCCCAATGTGACGTCTTtgatcctcgacgaggcagACGTGCTACTTGACCCCCTGTTCCGTGAGCAGACCATGGCCATCTGGTCCGCGTGCCCCAACCCCGCGCTGAGAACAACCTTCTGGTCGGCGACCTTTGGCTCCAACATCGAAACCCTCGTCACCGAGGCGCAGTCGGCAAAGCCCGAGCCCAAGCCGCTGATCCGTCTCGTGGTCGGCCTCAAGGACACGGCCGTCCCCAACGTCACTCACAAGCTGGTCTACACCGCGACCGAGAAGGGCAAGCTCTTGGGTCTGCGCCAGCTTCTTCACCCCACGGCCGGAGACGATTCAGGCCCGCCGCTGCGACCCCCGTTCCTGGTATTCACCCAGACCATTGAGCGCGCGAcggccctcgaggaggagctcaagTACGATATCCCgctcgcggccggcggcgccaccaGAATTGCCGCGCTGCACAGCGGCTTGGCGGACAGGGCACGCGCAGACATCATGCGCCGCTTCCGCGCCGGTGAAGTGTGGATCCTCATCACGACTGACGTGCTCGCGCGCGGCGTCGACTTCGCGggcgtcaacggcgtcgtcaacTATGATGTGCCCGGCTCCAGCGCCGCGTACGTCCACCGCGCCGGCCGCACGGGCCGTGCTgggcgcgagggcggcgtcgccgtcaccttTTACACGACGGACGACATCCCCTTCGTCAAGAGCGTCGCCaacgtcatcgccgccagtGAGAAGCAGGCCGGCaagacgggcgacgaggccaacgTGCAGAAGTGGctgctcgacgccctgcCCAACGTCAGCAAGGCCGACAAGAAGAGgctgaaggagaagggcgtcgaggcccgaCGCAGTCACGGGGCCGCCATGATCTCATCCCAGAGCAAGTGGGACCGGCGCAAGGAGACGAATAGGCAGGGCGCCACCGCAGCGAATAAGCAGAGGATGAAGCACGCCCGAAGGGTAGACGAGGGTGATGGGGGGGAATggggcggcatcgacgactaA
- a CDS encoding Putative mitochondrial outer membrane transport complex Sam37/metaxin domain-containing protein produces MDVLELHVWGPAFGLPSVDAECLAAIAYLHTALPSSQWRLVASNDPAVDTSNRLPALNAGGVWVSGYAAIASHLASLSPHSPSWDLDLDSRLTPSQRADALAYGAHIDAHLAPLLDAALYGTHENWTAVTRPALSHVLGFPLSWTVPVMLRNQAMARCAHLGLDSLGAEDDSSGGSDAQGSALDRAMKHLPVSSRKTVLEEMKAGTARGIRLHAITVDALVPLEALRARGEDAPGEKKRFFGGEVPTSLDCLVVGYLALVQAVDLPQPWLRTIFDSKFPRLVAMAADLRDECLTSPGPLPWAMAPSSSLRTTARFLDNVVQATPNLGEAYVHEWRRRAEARAKGVAGRRTLALAGGVLAAGTAIAYGVWVYRSLPPWGMRTQSWMAEKKGLNRFGDLGAMLDFSLGLADPAPRASPSAGWGGGFDKEHRVVESELAVD; encoded by the exons ATGGACGTCCTCGAACTCCACGTCTGGGGCCCGGCGTTCGGTCTCCCCTCCGTTGACGCCGAGTGTCTGGCCGCCATCGCATACCTACACACTGCCCTCCCAAGTTCCCAATGGCGTCTGGTCGCGAGCAATGACCCCGCCGTCGACACATCAA ATCGTCTCCCAGCCCTAAACGCTGGCGGCGTCTGGGTATCTGGGTACGCCGCCATCGCATCTCATCTCGCCTCCCTCTCGCCGCACTCCCCCTCGTGGGACCTGGATCTCGACTCGCGCCTTACCCCGTCCCAGCGCGCAGACGCCCTCGCCTATGGCGCCCACATCGACGCCCACCTTGCGCcccttctcgacgccgccctttACGGCACCCACGAGAACTGGACCGCCGTCACCCGTCCCGCCCTAAGCCACGTCCTCGGCTTTCCCCTGAGCTGGACTGTACCCGTCATGCTGCGGAACCAGGCCATGGCGCGGTGCGCGCACCTCGGGCTCGACtcgctcggcgccgaggacgactcCTCCGGCGGCAGTGACGCACAGGGCAGTGCCTTGGACCGCGCGATGAAGCACCTGCCTGTGTCGTCCAGGAAGACCgtgctggaggagatgaaggcgGGCACGGCGCGAGGCATCAGGCTGCACGCCATcaccgtcgacgccctcgtgcCGCTCGAGGCCCTCCGCGCTCGGGGCGAGGACGCGCcgggcgagaagaagcgcttcttcggcggcgaagtGCCGACCTCCCTTGACTGCCTGGTCGTCGGctacctcgccctcgtccaggcGGTCGACCTGCCTCAGCCCTGGCTCCGCACGATCTTCGACAGCAAATTTCCGCGCTTGGTCGCTATGGCCGCCGACCTCCGCGACGAGTGCCTCACGAgccccggccccctcccTTGGGCTATGGCACCCTCGTCATCACTCCGCACGACGGCCcgcttcctggacaacgTCGTGCAGGCGACGCCGAACCTGGGCGAGGCGTACGTCCACGagtggcggcgacgcgccgAGGCTAGGGCGAAGGGCGTGGCGGGCCGGAGAACGCTCGCtctcgcgggcggcgtgctggccgccggcaccgccatcgCGTACGGAGTGTGGGTCTATCGCAGTCTCCCGCCCTGGGGCATGCGAACGCAGAGTTGGATGGCAGAGAAGAAAGGGCTCAACAGGTTCGGTGACCTGGGCGCCATGCTCGACTTCTCGCTGGGACTCGCCgacccggcgccgcgggcgagTCCGTCTGCCGGATGGGGCGGGGGCTTCGATAAGGAGCACAGAGTAGTTGAGTCCGAGTTGGCCGTCGACTAG